The Macaca fascicularis isolate 582-1 chromosome 14, T2T-MFA8v1.1 genome contains the following window.
AATTTGATGTGGGAAAGTTCAGCTTctctttgttgttgctgttgttttaaattatgttgattttgttgttCTGGCTGTTGATAAAATATAACATGTCAGATTGGTTAAGCCCTCCCCCATCCTCATGCTATACCCTCTTGATACCCTCATGATAACCACACGGCTCGCTGCTTGGATGTCACTTTATTAGTGAAGCTTTTACTGACCAcgttaaacaaaatatattcccCACAATACCACCTACCCATTCTCCCATTACTTATCTGCCATACCATCTGAGAGGCATTTACTTTGTTATATTTGTCTGTGTGCCCGCAATTGAAATTTGTTTCATTTGGGAGGTGACATTTATCTATGTTTTTACACTGCTGTATCCCAGCACCTAGAAAAAGGGTTTTAATAAGTAGTACATGGTCTAGAAAAATAACATTCACTGTTTTCTGATATGGAACAATACCTGTCATGAAATTACTCCAATCCGTCTCTCCTGCACACTGAGATTAGCCCACTTATGCATTAACTTTTGCTAAAAACACAGGGTTACTTCAGACTCCATTTTAACTAGCAGTATCAAACCATGTATTTTCCTTCTTGTATTTGTAaacattatttgttttattattgccCTGACTAGCTTGTAGgccttttgatttaaaaaaaaaaaaagagtaaagaaatgaTTATATAGGCAAACCTTGTATCTGTTTTAGCATGTGCTGATTTGAAGGTGTATTGATTAGGagaataaaattcagaaagtTGAGTAGCGGCATTCTTTGTGGGACATTTAGGGCCAGTACTGAATATTTTTGTGAACTGTTATAGTAcctatgaaataaatgtttataatttattcacaataatgtttgttattattttaatacatatttttacgCATTTCCTTaggaagagaaaagagcaaagcttgcagaggctgcagagagaagaCAAAAAGAGGTAAGATTAAAGATCAAGTTTTGCCTACTTAGATAATTTTGTACTTTATTCTTCATAGATGTCCATAGTTAAATTCTCTAACGCAAATGGCCTTTGATATCCCAAAAATTTACCTTTAAAggtaattattttcaaaatgatttccttGTTTGTATGAGTtgcattaatatatttatattatttaatatatgaaaacTATCATATCTTCTCTAAATTCAGATACTCTTTTAGTAACatccttccttttaaaatggcTGTGCATTGTAAAATACAGATGTGAAGCAAGTTTAGGGGAAAATTTGTACAGTTACAAAATACCCAGTGAAGAAATGATGTTTTATGTAAGGCTGTTGTAGAAATACTCCTTTGTTACCAAAAATAAACCAACTCCCTACCCCCAAAGAAAAACCTAGAAAGCAAAGATAGACAAAAATATGTTTTGCACACTGGACAGATTTTTGttgtctttctgtatttcttacCAAATTTCTTCAAGGCTGCATCTCGGGGAATTTTGGATGTTCAATCTgtgcaagaaaagagaaagaaaaaggaaaaaatagaaaaacaaattgcTACATCTGGGCCCCCACCAGAAGGGGGACTTAGGGTAAGTATTAAAATTTTCTTGTGCTTAACTtaactggcattttaaaaaacttaagtaGCAATCCATTCAATAATTTTCTCCTGAAATGTATTAtcagaaaattttgaaatagtGTAAAATCATGAGTAGTAAATATTGGAAGTTATATcgatttattttaacatttattgtaatCAATTagcttttttccccaaaataaaataatagatttattattttaatgctatATTTTAATACTCTTATGCTTACTACTAAtcttaaataattcaaaaattcaaGCAATatggaaaagtataaagaagtaTAAAAGTCATCTAAGTATCATTTTGATAGACATAATTTCTAACCTTCATTTACATACCTTATTAAATTGGATTACACTATAAATTCTGAGCTCTTTTACCCATTGATTTGGAATCTTTGATCTTTCCATTGCCACCCTTTATTATAGTTACGTAAATGTTAATTTGGATCACAGAATGCATACAGGTGTGGGTATCGTACACATACCTCCCAAGGTATGGATCACAGAACTAGACACTGGGAATATAATGGTGGACAAGTTAAGCAGAGTCTGTGAATGCTGGAGTCTTTACAGTCTAGCAGGACTttaaaggatttatttttaaaatcctttaaaattacataaagctCAGGAAAATAATGGTTCAGATATTAAGAATTTATTCTTGgtccattttttaaagtaaatatagaagtttatttgtgaaaatgtctttaatttcAGTCATTTATATTTAACTTGTCAAGGATTTGTGAGTACTTTTCaacagattcatttttttttcttctcaaaactacacacacacgcacatacctACACATGTACATTTACTCATATACTTGCCTACGTGTAGATACTCTCCTAACTTGGGGGTCAGGCAGCTTATGAACACCCTGAGCAGTTTATTTTGGCTCAagaatatcacagaaataagaatgtgtgtctgtgtgttttactATTGTAAGTTACTTCATCTAATACCatttaatgaatgaaatttttttaataaagtttgttttttcatgGTGACCTTTTAGCAATGTATAAGGTAATTAGTTTCAATATAAGATAAATAAGTCTGACCATTTTGCTTATGCTTTTTATAATTCCATAATAGAACAGAATAGGTCTAGTGTAAAGTAAAACAGTTGGGTGATAACAAGGTCAATTCTTTATCAGAAATATAGATTCTTTGAATATTCTGTTGAGATAAAGTGCTGTTTCACTAGGTTTACTTCATATAGggttctcaaaaacaaacacaaaattacaaaaattacattGTAGGACTGGAAATAATGTTGAGATCCACTATTTCACAGTAGAAGTGGTGAAGGTATTAAGTTAAAGTCATATATAATGTTATAGGAGGATACTTTAATCAACACTTAATCATAATTGAGAAGACACTTATTTCACAAGTTCTAACCTAATGAAATTAATATCAGCTTTTAAActgtaagaaagaaagaggctttcttaAACTTGAAGCTTCTTACACTCTGAAGTCtatacgttaaaaaaaaaaaagcccctttATTATCCCTTCAAAAGTgctcaaaatgtaaaatgtaaaacataccCAATGTTAAATTTagttcctgtttttctttatgtaCTGTTCTTGGAAGAAATCTCTCAAACTCCCTTAGTAAAAATTACCTTCAGGACCATGAAACTAGATAGTGGCAGGA
Protein-coding sequences here:
- the SVIP gene encoding small VCP/p97-interacting protein, translated to MGLCFPCPGESAPPTPDLEEKRAKLAEAAERRQKEAASRGILDVQSVQEKRKKKEKIEKQIATSGPPPEGGLRWTVS